One Sphingopyxis macrogoltabida genomic region harbors:
- a CDS encoding dimethylarginine dimethylaminohydrolase family protein has protein sequence MTSAYAFTRALCRAPARSAVKGIRADGGPDPDFYGLLAEHEAYVATLRDLGLAVDVLDPLDDFPDALFTEDVALTFPEGAILLRPGAPSRAGEVGHIRAPLAARHKRLLAMSGPGFADGGDILRLVDRVIIGLSARTDRAGAEELAGLLAELGYRAVIAETPPGVLHFKTGCGLIDERTILAVPALAACPEFDGLEVILTPPGEEPAANILRVRDTVLVGDRWSATHALLAARGLEVRPLPTDQIAHIDAGLSCMSLRW, from the coding sequence ATGACCAGCGCCTATGCCTTCACCCGCGCCCTCTGCCGCGCCCCTGCGCGCTCCGCCGTCAAGGGCATCCGCGCCGATGGCGGCCCCGATCCCGACTTCTACGGCCTCCTCGCCGAACATGAGGCCTATGTCGCGACATTGCGCGACCTCGGCCTCGCGGTCGACGTCCTCGACCCGCTCGACGATTTCCCCGACGCTTTGTTCACCGAAGATGTCGCGCTGACCTTTCCCGAGGGCGCGATCCTTCTGCGCCCGGGCGCGCCGAGCCGGGCGGGCGAAGTCGGCCATATCCGCGCGCCGCTCGCCGCCCGCCACAAGCGCCTGCTGGCAATGAGCGGCCCCGGTTTTGCCGATGGCGGTGACATCCTGCGCCTTGTCGATCGGGTGATCATCGGCCTTTCGGCGCGCACCGACCGTGCCGGGGCGGAAGAACTCGCCGGCTTGTTGGCCGAACTCGGCTACCGCGCCGTGATCGCCGAAACGCCGCCCGGCGTCCTCCACTTCAAGACCGGCTGCGGCCTGATCGACGAACGGACGATCCTCGCCGTTCCGGCGCTCGCCGCTTGTCCCGAGTTCGACGGGCTGGAGGTCATCCTGACCCCGCCGGGCGAAGAGCCCGCCGCCAACATCCTGCGCGTCCGCGACACCGTGCTCGTCGGCGACCGCTGGTCGGCGACGCACGCGCTGCTGGCCGCGCGCGGCCTCGAAGTCCGGCCGCTGCCGACCGACCAGATCGCGCATATCGACGCCGGGCTCAGTTGCATGTCGCTGCGCTGGTGA
- a CDS encoding aspartate-semialdehyde dehydrogenase, with the protein MGYRIVVAGATGNVGREVLAILAEREFPYDELAAVASSRSQGDEIEIGDTGKTVKCQNIENFDWTGWDMAIFAIGSDATAIHAPKAAAAGCVVIDNSSLYRMDPDVPLIVPEVNPDAIDGYTKRNIIANPNCSTAQMVVALKPLHDAATIKRVVVSTYQSVSGAGKAGMDELWNQTRQIFVGDEKDVQKFTKQIAFNVIPHIDKFLDDGSTKEEWKMVVETKKILDPKIKVTATCVRVPVFVGHSEAINIEMEDELSAEDAQRILREAPGVVLHDKREDGGYITPVECVGDFATFVSRVREDPTVENGLNLWCVSDNLRKGAALNAVQIAELLGRRHLKKG; encoded by the coding sequence ATGGGTTATCGTATCGTTGTCGCCGGGGCCACGGGCAATGTCGGGCGCGAAGTGCTCGCCATTCTCGCCGAGCGCGAATTTCCCTACGACGAACTGGCGGCGGTCGCCTCGTCGCGCAGCCAGGGCGACGAGATCGAGATCGGCGACACCGGCAAGACCGTCAAATGCCAGAATATCGAGAATTTCGACTGGACGGGCTGGGACATGGCGATTTTCGCGATCGGCAGCGACGCGACCGCGATCCACGCGCCCAAGGCCGCGGCCGCCGGCTGCGTCGTGATCGACAACTCTTCGCTCTACCGCATGGACCCCGACGTGCCGCTGATCGTGCCCGAGGTGAACCCCGACGCGATCGACGGCTATACGAAGCGCAACATCATCGCGAACCCGAATTGCTCGACCGCGCAGATGGTCGTCGCGCTGAAGCCGCTGCATGACGCGGCGACGATCAAGCGCGTCGTCGTCTCGACCTATCAGTCGGTGTCGGGCGCGGGCAAGGCGGGCATGGACGAGCTGTGGAACCAGACGCGCCAGATCTTTGTCGGCGACGAAAAGGACGTGCAGAAGTTCACCAAGCAGATCGCCTTCAACGTCATCCCGCACATCGACAAATTCCTCGACGACGGTTCGACGAAGGAAGAGTGGAAGATGGTCGTCGAAACGAAGAAGATCCTCGATCCGAAGATCAAGGTCACCGCAACCTGCGTCCGCGTCCCCGTCTTCGTCGGCCATTCGGAAGCGATCAACATCGAGATGGAGGACGAACTGTCGGCCGAGGACGCACAGCGCATCCTGCGTGAGGCGCCGGGCGTCGTGCTCCACGACAAGCGCGAGGACGGCGGCTACATCACCCCCGTCGAATGCGTCGGCGATTTCGCGACCTTCGTGTCGCGCGTTCGCGAAGACCCGACGGTCGAAAACGGCCTCAACCTCTGGTGCGTCAGCGACAACCTCCGCAAGGGCGCGGCGCTGAACGCGGTGCAGATCGCCGAACTGCTCGGCCGCCGGCACCTGAAGAAGGGCTGA